In Yarrowia lipolytica chromosome 1F, complete sequence, a genomic segment contains:
- a CDS encoding uncharacterized protein (Compare to YALI0F20768g, highly similar to uniprot|P32495 Saccharomyces cerevisiae YDL208w NHP2 nucleolar rRNA processing protein) gives MGKDKGDITVEIDEVDNYDARMEALLPFAKPLAPKKLNKKVLKTVKKASKAKHVKRGVKEVVKALRKGEKGLVIIAGDISPMDVVSHIPVLCEDNGVPYLFIPSKEDLGAAGATKRPTSTVMIVPGGGKSKKADTKVEYKENFDEIVKDVKKLED, from the coding sequence ATGGGCAAAGACAAGGGAGATATCACCGTTGAGATTGACGAGGTCGACAACTACGACGCTCGAATGGAGGCTCTGCTGCCCTTCGCCAAGCCTCTTGcccccaagaagctcaacaagaaggtgctcaagaccGTGAAGAAGGcttccaaggccaagcaCGTTAAGCGAGGTGTCAAGGAGGTTGTCAAGGCTCTCCGAAAGGGCGAGAAGGGTCTTGTCATCATCGCTGGAGACATTTCTCCCATGGATGTCGTCTCTCACATTCCCGTTCTCTGTGAGGACAACGGTGTTCCTTACCTCTTCATCccctccaaggaggatcTCGGAGCTGCCGGTGCTACTAAGCGACCCACTTCCACCGTCATGATTGTTCCCGGCGGAGGCAAGAGTAAAAAGGCCGACACCAAGGTCGAGTACAAGGAGAACTTtgacgagattgtcaaggacgtcaagaagctcgaggaTTAG
- a CDS encoding uncharacterized protein (Compare to YALI0F20746g, similar to Saccharomyces cerevisiae RAD3 (YER171W); ancestral locus Anc_8.237, highly similar to uniprot|P06839 Saccharomyces cerevisiae YER171w RAD3 DNA helicase/ATPase) yields MKFYIDDLPVLWPYPRIYPEQYAYMCDIKKTLDVGGNCILEMPSGTGKTVSLLSLTVAYQQHYPEHRKIIYCSRTMSEIEKALAELKNLMKFRTETLGFEEDFRGLGLTSRKNLCLNPNVRYEKKGYIVDEKCRAMTSGIAKQKLAAGEDVTLCEYHENMNDIEPHNYIPPGVFTFEDILAYGEEHKTCPYFTVRRMMAFCNVIIYSYHYLLDPKIADRVSKELSKDCIVIFDEAHNIDNVCIEALSVDITEDSLKRATRGANHLAKKVSEARSSDSEKLKNEYNKLVDGLRDLESGEQEDTFLANPVLPEDLISEAVPGNIRKAEHFVAFLKRFIEYLKSRMKVLHVISETPASFLKHLRDLTYIERKPLRFCAERLSYLVRTLELTHVDDYTALKEIAVFATLVSTYDTGFQLILEPFETDQATVPNPILHLTCLDASIAIKPVFDRFSSIIITSGTISPLDMYPKMLNFETVVQESYTMTLARRAFCPLIVTKGSDQVAISSRFEIRNDPSVVRNYGNLLIEFSKITPDGLVVFFPSYLYMESIISMWQTMGILDEVWKYKLILVETPDAQETSLALETYRTACSNGRGAVMLCVARGKVSEGIDFDHQFGRTVLMIGVPFQYTESRILKARLEFLRDNYHIRENDFLSFDAMRHAAQCLGRVLRGKDDYGVMVLADRRFAKKRNQLPKWINQAILDADTNLSTDMALAAAKKFLRTMAQPMNKEDQEGVSVWSLEQLQEYQGSKKDGGYRLAPEDAMDIDEKDLEEGLREVEQAKKEIAAR; encoded by the coding sequence ATGAAGTTCTACATCGATGATCTGCCGGTGTTGTGGCCATACCCTCGGATCTATCCCGAGCAGTATGCCTACATGTGCGACATCAAGAAAACCCTGGACGTGGGAGGCAACTGCATCTTGGAAATGCCTTCAGGAACAGGCAAGACTGTCTCCCTGTTGTCTCTGACAGTGGCGTACCAGCAACACTATCCCGAGCATCGAAAGATCATTTATTGTTCCCGAACAATGTCGGAGATCGAGAAGGCTCTGGCTGAGTTGAAGAACCTCATGAAGTTTCGAACTGAGACTCTAGGCTTTGAGGAGGACTTTAGAGGGCTGGGTCTGACCTCACGAAAGAACCTGTGTCTGAATCCCAATGTGCGATACGAAAAGAAAGGTTAcattgtcgacgagaagtGCCGAGCCATGACATCTGGAATTGccaagcagaagctggctgcaggagaagacgtTACTCTATGTGAATACCACGAGAACATGAACGACATTGAGCCTCACAACTACATTCCACCTGGTGTTTTCACCTTTGAGGACATTTTGGCGTATGGCGAGGAGCACAAGACATGTCCTTATTTTACTGTGCGTCGAATGATGGCCTTCTGCAACGTCATCATCTACTCTTATCATTATCTACTCGATCCCAAGATCGCCGACCGAGTTTCCAAGGAGCTGAGCAAAGACTGCATTGTCATTTTTGATGAGGCCCATAATATCGACAACGTCTGCATTGAGGCTCTGTCTGTCGACATTACTGAAGACTCCTTGAAACGAGCCACTCGGGGAGCAAACCatctggccaagaaggtcaGTGAGGCCCGATCCAGCGACTCTGAGaaattgaaaaatgaaTACAACAAACTGGTGGATGGATTGCGAGATCTGGAATCCggagaacaagaagatACGTTTCTCGCTAACCCTGTGCTCCCTGAAGATCTTATTTCGGAAGCTGTGCCTGGAAACATTCGAAAGGCAGAACATTTCGTGGCCTTCTTGAAACGATTCATTGAATATCTCAAGAGTCGAATGAAGGTGCTTCATGTCATTTCCGAAACCCCTGCATCGTTCTTGAAACATCTTCGAGATTTGACATACATTGAACGAAAGCCTCTTCGATTCTGCGCTGAGCGTCTATCGTATCTGGTCAGAACCCTCGAGTTGACTCACGTCGATGATTACactgctctcaaggagattgctgTGTTCGCCACCTTGGTGTCTACCTACGACACCGGCTTCCAGCTCATTCTGGAGCCCTTTGAGACCGATCAGGCCACCGTTCCTAACCCCATTTTGCATCTTACATGTTTGGACGCCTCCATTGCTATCAAGCCTGTCTTTGATCGGTTCTCAAGCATCATCATCACATCCGGTACCATCTCCCCTCTAGATATGTACCCGAAAATGTTGAACTTCGAGACTGTGGTTCAGGAGTCGTACACCATGACACTGGCACGGCGAGCCTTCTGTCCTCTCATTGTGACCAAGGGTTCAGACCAGGTAGCCATCAGTTCTCGATTCGAGATCCGAAACGATCCTTCAGTTGTCCGAAACTACGGTAACCTTCTGATTGAATTTTCTAAGATCACACCTGATGGCcttgtcgtcttcttccctTCATATCTTTACATGGAGTCTATCATTTCCATGTGGCAGACTATGGGTATTCTGGACGAAGTGTGGAAGTACAAACTCATTCTGGTCGAGACTCCTGATGCTCAGGAAACCTCTCTTGCCTTAGAAACTTACCGAACTGCCTGCTCCAACGGTCGAGGCGCTGTCATGCTCTGTGTCGCTCGAGGAAAGGTTTCGGAAGGTATCGATTTCGACCACCAGTTTGGAAGAACTGTGCTTATGATTGGTGTTCCTTTTCAGTACACCGAGTCGCGTATCTTGAAGGCTCGTCTCGAGTTTTTGCGAGATAACTACCACATTCGAGAGAACGACTTCTTGTCTTTCGATGCCATGCGCCATGCTGCCCAGTGTCTGGGACGAGTCTTGCGAGGTAAAGATGACTACGGTGTCATGGTGTTGGCTGACAGACGTtttgccaagaagcgaaacCAGCTGCCCAAATGGATCAACCAGGCCATTTTGGATGCTGACACAAATCTGTCCACAGATATGGCTCTAGCTGCAGCCAAGAAGTTTTTGCGAACTATGGCCCAGCCTATGAACAAGGAAGACCAGGAGGGTGTTTCAGTGTGGTCATTGGAGCAGCTTCAGGAGTACCAGGGATCCAAAAAGGATGGAGGTTACCGACTTGCCCCCGAGGATGCCATGGATATCGATGAAAAGGATCTTGAAGAGGGTCTCAGAGAAGTCGAACAAgccaaaaaagaaattGCTGCTCGATAA
- a CDS encoding uncharacterized protein (Compare to YALI0F20724g, similar to Saccharomyces cerevisiae BRR2 (YER172C); ancestral locus Anc_8.238, similar to uniprot|P32639 Saccharomyces cerevisiae YER172c BRR2 RNA helicase-related protein), whose translation MSNNNDMSRYKYEEMSSIVVQADRRHINRESGEDKAIPESLVGKINVKDMGSGVRREVPDAGVRQQQEKMARKERMTSKPTSVYSSSGLYTPQMPQTREAFELLMAWTGRVLGDVSHETICAVTDELIATLRDEKLQDKQRQKEIESIVGKLSNTDFNQAMSLAARLTDYAENQDEEMADDGESGVAVVFDGSDDEDAMDLSEDDEDLSDMDGDYVRRVPVAQREGEDEEDMDVEQTVVEAAKESDSDVIPATEIDSFWLQREIASLVGGDQQESIDLSRRVFDILAGESSLRETENELSEAFDFDHLDFVAKLCHNRDRVVWITRLQRADGPEKDTVKKQMTSLGLASLVSELHGETETSEDVDMDVTEDASQTYVPRYIDTQSLVFDQGARLLTSSKVKLPANTTKHSTSQYEEFVIPAPERAIPDANEKVVSIADMPSWTHVGFSDTKSLNRIQSKVFPCAFESDDNMLICAPTGAGKTNVAFLAMLRCLSHFRAPNGGFRTNDFKMVYIAPLKALVQEQVREFSKRLNSMGLKVSELTGDHNLTKQQIAETQLLVTTPEKWDVITRKAADSSYTNLVRLIVIDEIHLLHDERGPVLESIVARTTRRSEQTGDPVRIVGLSATLPNFKDVASFLRVGETGLFYFDSTFRPCPLGQRFLGITEKKAFKRYTAMNDACFDKVIENIKAGHQVIVFVHSRKETAKTARMLRDRAMDEGLLPLFCASDGSRRTLAERAQDPELDATQKEIIGTGLATHHAGLAQVDRKAAEELFAEGHVRVLVSTATLAWGVNLPAHTVIIKGTQIYNPAKGQWTELSPQDVLQMLGRAGRPRYDDSGEGIIITTHGELNYYLSLMNQQLPIESQLMSRLEDSLNAEVVGGTVSSVGDGIQWLGYTYLYVRMLVSPGIYLVGSNPDDAALTNRRADLVHSALSNLAKSGLVIYDTKTGRVRANDLGRVAAHYYITHSSMRTYRISLKPHFSIVELFQVFSASEEFKYVGVRQEEKLELGKLLESAPIPVRESVEDSTAKINVLLQAFISRLSLEGFALVSDMIYVTQSAQRLFRAIYEFCLRKKWARLARITLDVCKMVEQRLWLSSCPLRQFPDCPAEVAKKIEASAMPWKRYLSLENAEQVGEAIRTPRYGTPVFRMLQKFPQLKLSARALPVTASLVRLEIEVEPSFEWDVSIHHGSEPFALTVEDGDGEKILYSDSWTLRRDYATETHLIEVSVTVADPRPPHLFVTLSSERWLHADARLAVPLRNIVFPGKFPAPTQLIDLQPVPVVELKRADCAGLYDFSFFNKIQSQLFRPLVEGDGSVFVGAPPGSGKTVLAELALLRLWNEDADAKTVYMAPTQAQVDARYDDWSQRMNEIHGGKTFSKLSGELAADLRKLATSDVVLATPNQWDSLSRRWQKRAAVRAVSLFIADDVHLVGGDGTYETVVSRMRYIDVQLQESGAGRPLRIVGLGVPVADGVDMAGWLDATPYNFKPWTASPTNIHIQSLSIPHHPSLMQAFLRPTYNAILELAPPKHSQTVIFVDSRRTLVDVTIGLSTIADEQVLVPPVPEDSNLELAMAQVTDNTLKEAIQSGIGHLYPSMSSRDRKIVLALYAEQSISTIIATREECWTSPRSQLSVILGTQTYEGSEHRYVNYPISTVLQMIGQASNDALVLTPAAAKDYYLRFLNDSLPVESNLGASLHDALLAEICEKVIESMDDTVAWLTYTYLYRRLHANPGFYGVPDRSDDALNVYLSELAETTVEQLVEAKMVEMDDEGGLEPLNAASIASYYNVSFDTMATLTSALSPKSKYRSILQAVTTAAEFDSLPIRNHEDILLRRLYGHIPWKLPELDSAVLLTPAFKAFVLAQCHIARLNLPSELTADQAEVVQLLPTLLAASVDLLASEGHQSCMYAMDLSQMVVQATLESDSPLRQVPFFTPEIIDDLRGAGVEAVGDISELDEDKLKGILNFTAKQLKRVIDFVDAYPSIQLSYELADSYATNDVGTIEVTVERDVYEEDERANLEVVAPLFPQPKTENWWIVVGNTKTKQIFGIKRVTLPLESQTFNIDVSFPEHGEVSGHVWCICDSYVDADAEKKFTVTVAEGEEAEEVEMEE comes from the exons ATGTCGAACAACAATGACATGTCTCGTTACAAATA CGAGGAGATGTCCTCTATTGTGGTGCAGGCCGATAGAAGGCACATCAACAGAGAGAGTGGCGAAGACAAGGCTATTCCCGAGTCTTTAGTGGGAAAGATCAACGTTAAGGATATGGGATCTGGTGTGCGACGGGAGGTTCCGGATGCTGGGGTTCGTCAACAGCAGGAAAAGATGGCACGCAAGGAACGAATGACTTCCAAGCCTACTTCGGTCTACTCTTCCAGCGGTTTGTACACTCCACAAATGCCTCAAACTCGTGAAGCGTTTGAGCTGCTCATGGCATGGACGGGGCGTGTTCTTGGGGATGTATCACACGAGACTATCTGTGCTGTTACGGACGAGTTGATCGCTACTCTACGAGACGAGAAGCTGCAGGACAAGCAGCGGCAAAAGGAGATAGAGAGCATTGTTGGAAAACTATCCAACACGGACTTCAACCAGGCCATGAGTTTGGCTGCTCGTCTTACTGACTATGCTGAGAATcaggacgaggagatggctGACGATGGAGAGAGCGGAGTGGCTGTGGTTTTCGACGGaagcgacgacgaggacgcCATGGACCTTTCCGAAGATGATGAGGATTTGAGTGATATGGACGGCGATTACGTTCGACGTGTGCCTGTTGCTCAGAGGGAGGGcgaggatgaggaagaTATGGACGTGGAGCAGACTGTTGtggaggctgccaaggagtCCGATTCAGACGTAATCCCTGCTACAGAAATCGACTCGTTCTGGCTACAACGTGAAATTGCATCCCTAGTCGGTGGTGATCAACAGGAGAGTATTGATCTATCTCGTCGGGTGTTTGATATTCTTGCCGGGGAGTCTTCTCTGCGTGAGACTGAGAACGAACTGTCTGAGGCCTTTGATTTCGACCATCTCGACTTTGTCGCCAAGCTGTGTCATAACAGAGACCGCGTTGTTTGGATTACACGACTTCAGCGAGCCGATGGACCTGAGAAGGACACTGTGAAGAAGCAGATGACGTCTTTGGGACTGGCATCTCTCGTCTCTGAGCTACACGGTGAAACGGAGACTTCGGAAGATGTGGATATGGACGTCACAGAAGATGCTTCTCAGACTTACGTTCCCAGATACATTGATACACAGTCACTTGTGTTTGATCAGGGTGCTAGACTCCTGACATCTTCGAAGGTCAAGCTCCCAGCAAACACTACAAAACACAGCACCAGTCAGTACGAAGAGTTTGTCATTCCTGCTCCTGAAAGAGCTATCCCTGATGCTAATGAGAAGGTGGTATCAATCGCTGATATGCCTTCTTGGACACATGTTGGCTTTTCTGATACCAAGTCTCTCAATCGAATTCAGAGCAAGGTGTTCCCCTGTGCATTCGAATCTGACGACAACATGCTTATTTGTGCACCCACCGGTGCTGGTAAGACCAATGTTGCATTCCTGGCCATGCTGCGGTGCCTGTCTCATTTCAGAGCTCCCAATGGAGGCTTTAGAACCAATGACTTCAAGATGGTGTACATTGCCCCGCTCAAGGCTCTGGTCCAGGAGCAGGTCCGAGAGTTCAGCAAGCGACTCAACTCCATGGGATTGAAAGTGTCCGAGTTGACTGGTGATCATAATCTGACTAAGCAGCAGATTGCAGAGACTCAGCTGCTGGTGACCACGCCGGAAAAATGGGATGTCATCACCCGAAAGGCTGCCGATTCCAGCTACACCAACCTCGTCAGACTGATTGTTATTGATGAGATTCATTTGCTGCATGATGAGCGAGGACCTGTCCTTGAAAGCATTGTTGCGCGAACAACACGTCGGTCAGAGCAGACTGGAGACCCTGTTCGAATCGTTGGTCTCTCTGCCACGCTTCCCAACTTCAAGGATGTCGCATCGTTTCTTCGAGTTGGTGAGACAGGTCTTTTCTACTTTGATTCCACTTTTAGACCTTGTCCTCTGGGACAGCGGTTCCTTGGTATCACCGAGAAGAAAGCTTTCAAGCGATACACAGCCATGAACGACGCATGCTTCGACAAAGTGATTGAAAACATCAAGGCTGGACACCAGGTGATTGTCTTTGTGCACTCCCGAAAGGAGACCGCCAAGACAGCTCGAATGCTGCGAGATCGTGCCATGGACGAGGGCCTGCTGCCTCTTTTTTGTGCCTCTGATGGCAGTCGTCGAACTCTTGCAGAGCGTGCCCAAGATCCTGAACTCGATGCCACACAGAAAGAGATCATCGGAACTGGTCTCGCTACCCATCATGCTGGTCTTGCACAGGTTGACCGTAAGGCTGCGGAGGAGCTCTTTGCTGAGGGACATGTCCGTGTTTTGGTGTCTACTGCCACTCTGGCTTGGGGTGTCAATCTTCCCGCACATACCGTCATCATCAAGGGTACTCAAATTTACAATCCTGCCAAGGGTCAATGGACCGAGCTGTCTCCTCAGGACGTTCTCCAGATGCTTGGTCGTGCTGGTCGACCTCGATACGACGACTCTGGTGAAGGTATCATCATTACTACCCACGGGGAACTCAACTACTATCTGTCGCTGATGAACCAACAACTCCCTATTGAGTCTCAGCTTATGTCACGGCTGGAGGATTCTCTTAACGCAGAGGTTGTCGGTGGCACAGTTTCTTCGGTGGGTGATGGTATTCAGTGGCTAGGTTATACTTACCTCTACGTCCGAATGCTTGTTTCTCCTGGTATATACCTTGTTGGATCTAATCCCGATGATGCCGCTCTTACTAACCGACGTGCCGACCTCGTTCATTCGGCTCTCAGCAACCTGGCCAAGTCTGGTCTCGTCATCTACGACACCAAGACTGGCCGTGTGCGTGCCAACGATCTCGGTAGAGTGGCTGCACATTACTACATCACTCACTCGTCTATGCGAACATACCGAATTTCTCTCAAGCCCCATTTCTCCATTGTGGAGCTGTTCCAGGTGTTCTCCGCCTCTGAGGAGTTCAAATATGTGGGAGTTCGCCAAGAAGAGAAGCTAGAGTTGGGAAAGTTGCTGGAATCGGCACCCATCCCTGTTCGAGAGTCCGTTGAGGACTCCACTGCCAAGATCAACGTTCTTCTTCAGGCTTTCATTTCCCGACTGAGTCTCGAGGGCTTTGCACTGGTATCCGATATGATATACGTGACCCAAAGTGCCCAGCGTCTGTTCCGAGCCATCTATGAGTTCTGTCTGAGAAAGAAATGGGCTCGACTAGCCCGAATTACCCTTGACGTGTGCAAGATGGTTGAGCAGCGTCTGTGGCTATCCTCTTGTCCTCTCCGTCAGTTTCCTGACTGCCCTGCTGAGGTTGCCAAGAAAATTGAGGCTTCTGCTATGCCTTGGAAGCGGTACTTATCGCTGGAGAATGCAGAACAGGTTGGAGAAGCTATCCGAACTCCTCGATATGGCACTCCTGTGTTCCGAATGCTTCAGAAGTTCCCCCAGCTCAAGCTGTCTGCTCGCGCACTGCCCGTTACTGCCTCTCTCGTGCGACTGGAGATTGAGGTGGAGCCCAGTTTTGAGTGGGACGTTTCTATTCACCATGGTTCCGAGCCCTTTGCTCTGACTGTGGAAGACGGAGACGGTGAGAAGATTCTTTACTCGGACTCGTGGACCCTACGGCGAGATTACGCCACTGAGACTCACTTAATTGAGGTGTCTGTCACTGTTGCTGACCCCCGACCTCCTCATCTATTTGTGACTCTGTCTTCCGAGAGATGGTTGCACGCCGACGCTCGTCTGGCTGTGCCTTTGCGAAACATTGTCTTCCCAGGAAAGTTCCCAGCCCCTACTCAGCTTATTGATCTGCAGCCTGTCCCTGTTGTTGAGCTAAAGCGAGCCGATTGCGCCGGGCTCTACGActtttctttcttcaacaagatccAATCGCAGCTGTTCAGACCTCTTGTGGAGGGCGACGGCTCCGTCTTTGTtggagctcctcctgggTCTGGTAAGACTGTTCTCGCCGAGCTGGCTCTACTGAGACTGTGGAATGAAGATGCTGATGCCAAGACTGTGTACATGGCTCCCACACAAGCCCAAGTTGATGCTCGCTACGATGATTGGAGTCAGCGAATGAACGAGATTCATGGAGGAAAGACCTTCTCAAAGCTGTCTGGTGAGCTTGCTGCTGACTTACGGAAGCTGGCCACCTCCGATGTGGTTTTGGCCACTCCTAACCAGTGGGATTCTTTGTCTCGACGGTGGCAGAAGCGAGCTGCTGTCAGAGCTGTAAGCCTGTTCATTGCCGACGACGTGCATCTGGTTGGCGGCGATGGTACCTACGAGACTGTCGTTTCTCGAATGAGATATATCGATGTACAGTTGCAGGAGAGTGGTGCTGGACGACCTCTTAGAATTGTCGGACTGGGTGTTCCTGTTGCCGATGGAGTAGATATGGCTGGATGGCTTGACGCCACTCCCTACAACTTCAAACCTTGGACTGCTTCTCCTACCAATATCCACATTCAGTCGTTGTCCATCCCTCATCACCCTTCTCTCATGCAGGCTTTCCTTCGACCTACATACAATGCCATTCTTGAGCTTGCTCCCCCCAAGCACTCCCAGACTGTGATCTTTGTGGACTCTCGTCGAACTCTTGTGGATGTGACCATTGGTCTTTCCACGATTGCGGACGAGCAAGTTCTGGTGcctcctgttcctgagGACTCCAATTTGGAGCTTGCTATGGCACAGGTGACTGACAacactctcaaggaggccattCAGAGCGGTATTGGCCACCTCTACCCCAGCATGTCTTCCAGAGACCGTAAGATTGTGTTGGCACTGTATGCTGAGCagtccatctccacaatCATTGCTACCCGTGAGGAATGTTGGACCTCGCCTCGTTCTCAACTGAGTGTCATTCTTGGTACCCAGACCTACGAGGGATCTGAGCACCGATACGTCAACTACCCCATCTCTACGGTCTTGCAGATGATTGGACAGGCTTCCAACGACGCCCTGGTGCTGACTcccgctgctgccaaggacTACTACCTGCGGTTCCTCAACGATTCTCTTCCTGTGGAATCCAACTTGGGAGCATCCCTACATGATGCTCTTTTGGCAGAGATCTGTGAGAAAGTGATAGAGTCCATGGATGACACTGTGGCCTGGTTAACCTACACGTACCTGTACCGACGCCTGCATGCCAATCCTGGTTTCTACGGTGTCCCTGACCGATCAGATGATGCTCTCAACGTCTATCTTTCTGAGCTCGCTGAGACTACTGTAGAACAGCTTGTTGAGGCAAAGATGGTCGAGATGGACGACGAGGGTGGATTGGAGCCTCTCAATGCTGCATCCATTGCATCCTACTACAACGTGTCTTTCGATACTATGGCTACTCTCACATCTGCCCTCTCTCCCAAGAGTAAGTATAGATCTATCTTGCAGGCTGTCACCACTGCAGCTGAGTTTGACTCTCTTCCCATCCGAAACCACGAGGACATTCTGTTGAGACGTCTTTATGGCCACATCCCCTGGAAGCTTCCCGAGCTGGACTCTGCTGTTCTTCTCACTCCTGCTTTCAAGGCCTTTGTGCTGGCTCAATGTCATATTGCTCGGCTGAATCTCCCTTCGGAGTTGACTGCTGATCAGGCCGAGGttgtccagctgctgccTACCCTGCTGGCTGCCTCTGTTGATCTTCTGGCTTCTGAGGGCCATCAATCATGCATGTACGCAATGGACCTGTCCCAAATGGTTGTTCAAGCTACTCTTGAGTCTGATTCGCCTCTGCGACAGGTGCCTTTTTTCACTCCCGAAATCATCGACGATCTCAGGGGGGCGGGGGTTGAGGCAGTCGGAGACATTTccgagctggacgaggacaagctcaagggcaTTCTCAACTTTACTGCGAAGCAACTCAAGCGTGTCATTGACTTTGTGGACGCCTACCCAAGTATTCAGCTCAGCTATGAGCTTGCTGACTCTTACGCTACTAACGATGTCGGAACCATCGAGGTCACTGTGGAGAGAGATGtgtacgaggaggatgagcGTGCTAatctggaggtggttgcTCCCCTGTTCCCCCAGCCCAAGACGGAGAACTGGTGGATCGTGGTTGGAAATACCAAGACAAAGCAGATTTTTGGTATCAAGCGAGTCACCTTGCCTCTCGAGTCCCAGACTTTCAACATCGATGTCTCGTTCCCCGAGCATGGAGAGGTCAGTGGTCACGTTTGGTGCATTTGCGACTCGTATGTTGATGCGGatgccgagaagaagttcACAGTGACTGTGGCTGAGGGTGAGGAAGCGGAAGAGGTTGAAATGGAGGAGTAA